From Rhizobium tumorigenes, the proteins below share one genomic window:
- a CDS encoding leucyl aminopeptidase — protein sequence MDQFSFTEICLHQLKMSGVKEGEKLIVLTQGNERLDYADAFMGAGLRLGAKMYHMRLPPVPPAGAWAVGQTGLASMPDAVEALKAADMLIDCIFLLFSPEQMAIQAAGTRILTAVEPPDVLARMLPTKELRERVEFAGDLLSKAKVMRITSPHGTDVTYKLNTYPAITEYACTDEPGRWDHWPSGFVFTGGDDDGVDGTIVVAPGDILLPQNIYVRDPITYTIENGWITDIRGGLDADLVKSYMEGFDDPRGMGMSHVGWGLNQNAKWHRMVPGEFPGGMGMEARSFYGNVMFSTGPNNELGGPNDTACHLDIPMRGCSLFLDDEPMVLNGDVAVKEMQYIRK from the coding sequence ATGGATCAATTCAGCTTCACGGAAATCTGCCTGCATCAGTTGAAGATGTCAGGCGTCAAGGAGGGCGAAAAACTCATCGTCCTGACGCAGGGCAACGAGCGCCTCGATTATGCCGACGCCTTCATGGGCGCTGGCCTGCGCCTCGGCGCCAAAATGTATCACATGCGCCTACCGCCGGTGCCGCCAGCGGGGGCATGGGCCGTCGGCCAGACAGGCCTTGCCTCCATGCCCGATGCTGTGGAGGCGCTCAAGGCCGCCGACATGCTGATCGACTGCATCTTCCTGCTGTTCAGTCCCGAGCAGATGGCCATCCAGGCGGCCGGAACCCGCATCCTGACGGCGGTGGAGCCGCCGGACGTTCTCGCCCGCATGCTGCCGACAAAGGAGCTGCGCGAGCGCGTCGAATTCGCGGGCGACCTGCTTTCCAAGGCGAAGGTCATGCGCATTACCTCGCCGCACGGCACCGATGTCACTTACAAGCTCAACACCTATCCCGCCATCACCGAATATGCATGCACCGACGAGCCCGGCCGCTGGGACCATTGGCCGTCCGGTTTCGTATTCACAGGTGGCGACGATGATGGCGTCGACGGCACCATCGTCGTCGCTCCGGGCGACATTCTGCTGCCGCAAAACATTTACGTCCGCGACCCCATCACCTATACGATCGAGAACGGCTGGATCACCGATATCAGGGGCGGCCTCGATGCCGATCTAGTCAAGTCCTACATGGAAGGCTTCGACGATCCGCGTGGCATGGGGATGAGCCATGTGGGCTGGGGCCTCAACCAGAACGCCAAGTGGCATCGCATGGTGCCTGGGGAATTCCCGGGTGGCATGGGCATGGAAGCCCGCTCGTTCTATGGCAACGTCATGTTCTCAACTGGCCCGAATAACGAGCTCGGCGGTCCGAACGACACCGCCTGCCACCTGGATATCCCAATGCGTGGTTGCTCGCTGTTCCTGGACGACGAGCCAATGGTGCTGAACGGCGACGTCGCCGTGAAGGAAATGCAGTATATCCGGAAGTAA
- a CDS encoding N-carbamoylsarcosine amidohydrolase, whose protein sequence is MQTAEANYQGVWGNRIGFGQRPALLVIDFLKAYTIEGAPLYAPGVVDAVAQTPELIASARAVGIPVIHTRILYLAENCADGGMWVKKSPVMKAMVEGNVLAEFCEGVEPAAGELVIVKQYASAFFGTSLASHLHAQGIDTVIMAGCSTSGCIRASAVDAVQHGFRAIVVRDCVGDRHPDPHNANLFDIDNKYGDVVSREEAIAAIAKPACP, encoded by the coding sequence ATGCAAACCGCCGAAGCCAACTATCAGGGTGTCTGGGGCAACCGCATCGGCTTCGGCCAGCGACCGGCGCTCCTTGTCATCGATTTCCTGAAGGCCTACACGATCGAGGGAGCGCCGCTCTATGCGCCCGGCGTGGTCGATGCCGTGGCGCAGACGCCCGAGCTGATCGCCTCTGCCCGCGCCGTCGGCATTCCCGTCATCCACACGCGCATTCTTTATCTGGCCGAAAATTGTGCCGATGGCGGCATGTGGGTCAAGAAGTCGCCGGTCATGAAGGCCATGGTCGAAGGCAACGTGCTTGCCGAATTCTGCGAAGGCGTCGAGCCGGCAGCCGGTGAGCTCGTTATCGTCAAGCAATATGCCAGCGCCTTCTTCGGTACCAGCCTTGCCTCCCACCTGCACGCCCAGGGCATCGATACCGTCATCATGGCCGGCTGCTCGACGAGCGGATGCATCCGCGCGAGCGCCGTCGATGCGGTGCAACACGGATTCCGGGCCATCGTCGTGCGCGATTGTGTCGGCGACCGCCATCCCGATCCGCACAATGCGAACCTCTTCGACATCGACAACAAGTATGGCGACGTCGTTTCGAGGGAGGAGGCGATCGCGGCAATCGCCAAGCCCGCCTGTCCTTAA
- a CDS encoding maleate cis-trans isomerase family protein — MQKYYRIGQIVPSSNTTMETEIPAMLTARQSIRPERFTFHSSRMRMKKVVKEELAAMDAESDRCAVELSDARVDVLGYACLVAIMAMGLGYHRQSEKRLTGRTQENGTDIPVVTSAGALIEGLKVMKAKKIAVVAPYMKPLTELVVDYIREEGFEVMDWRALEIPDNLDVARHDPENLPAIVQALDLTDVDVIVLSACVQMPSLPVIAKVEAMTGKPVLTAAVATTYCMLKSLGLEAVVPGAGALLSGAY, encoded by the coding sequence GTGCAGAAATATTACCGTATCGGCCAGATCGTACCGAGTTCCAACACCACGATGGAAACCGAAATTCCGGCCATGCTGACGGCGCGCCAATCGATCCGGCCCGAGCGGTTCACGTTCCACTCCAGCCGCATGCGGATGAAGAAAGTCGTCAAGGAAGAACTGGCGGCCATGGATGCCGAATCCGATCGCTGCGCCGTCGAACTCTCGGATGCCCGCGTCGATGTGCTCGGCTATGCCTGCCTCGTTGCCATCATGGCGATGGGCCTCGGCTATCACCGCCAGTCGGAAAAGCGCCTAACCGGCCGCACGCAGGAGAATGGCACCGACATTCCCGTCGTGACCAGCGCCGGCGCCCTGATCGAGGGCCTGAAGGTGATGAAGGCGAAAAAGATCGCCGTCGTCGCGCCCTACATGAAGCCGCTCACCGAGCTCGTGGTGGACTACATCCGGGAAGAAGGCTTCGAAGTCATGGACTGGCGTGCGCTGGAGATCCCCGACAATCTCGATGTCGCGCGTCACGACCCGGAAAATCTTCCAGCCATCGTCCAGGCGCTCGATCTTACGGATGTCGACGTCATCGTGCTGTCCGCCTGTGTCCAGATGCCGTCGCTGCCCGTGATTGCCAAGGTTGAAGCCATGACCGGCAAGCCGGTGCTGACAGCCGCCGTTGCCACGACCTATTGCATGCTGAAATCGCTCGGTCTCGAAGCTGTCGTACCGGGTGCCGGTGCGCTGCTGTCCGGCGCCTACTAG
- a CDS encoding alpha/beta fold hydrolase, translated as MSNGPIYGANVYANGIRQHYLRYGGKGPVVILIPGITSPAITWGFVAERLAETNDVYVIDVRGRGLSSTGPDLDYGLDAMAEDVIALSQALGLDRPAVVGHSMGARIAMRAAASAQEVFSRLVLVDPPVSGPGRRPYPSKLAWYVDSITLAEKGIDAEGMKAFCPTWTLEQRQLRAEWLHTCYLPAIVTAFEDFHKDEIFGDFAKLKQPTMLMVAGRGGVIETVDEQEISGLNGAIEITRVPNAGHMIPWDDFDGFFVALGDFLSS; from the coding sequence ATGAGCAACGGCCCCATCTACGGCGCGAACGTCTATGCCAACGGCATCCGCCAGCATTATCTCCGCTACGGCGGCAAGGGCCCCGTCGTCATCCTGATCCCGGGCATCACCAGCCCGGCCATCACCTGGGGTTTCGTCGCCGAGCGCCTCGCCGAAACGAATGATGTCTATGTCATCGACGTTCGCGGCCGTGGCCTCTCCTCCACCGGCCCGGACCTCGACTATGGCCTGGATGCGATGGCTGAGGACGTCATAGCCCTTTCGCAAGCCCTCGGCCTCGATAGGCCGGCGGTTGTCGGCCATTCCATGGGCGCCCGTATCGCCATGCGCGCTGCCGCGTCGGCGCAAGAGGTCTTCTCCCGCCTGGTGCTTGTCGATCCCCCGGTTTCCGGTCCCGGCCGCCGGCCCTATCCGAGCAAGCTTGCGTGGTATGTCGATTCCATCACGCTTGCCGAGAAGGGCATCGATGCCGAGGGCATGAAGGCGTTCTGCCCGACATGGACGCTCGAGCAGCGGCAGCTGCGCGCCGAATGGCTGCACACCTGCTATCTGCCGGCCATCGTCACGGCATTCGAAGACTTCCACAAGGACGAGATCTTCGGCGACTTCGCCAAGCTCAAGCAGCCCACCATGCTGATGGTGGCGGGGCGCGGTGGCGTGATCGAAACGGTGGACGAGCAGGAGATCTCCGGCCTGAACGGTGCCATCGAGATCACCCGCGTGCCAAATGCGGGCCACATGATCCCGTGGGATGATTTCGACGGCTTCTTCGTCGCCCTCGGCGACTTTCTCTCCAGTTGA
- a CDS encoding FAD-dependent monooxygenase, whose product MSNGKEKIAIIGAGLGGAVAGALLQQAGFDVNVYEQAPSFSRLGAGIHMGPNVIKIFERLGVAEKVVSISSTPSHWFSRDGISGDYRSRIPLEGYGATYCTVHRGDLQGIQCDALQPGTLHFGKKLTRIDDNGTDVLIEFEDGTSVRADIVIGADGINSRVRETLLGAEKPNYSGWVGHRALISSDKLKKYDLTFEDCVKWWGPDRHMMVYYTTARRDEYYYVTGVPHAAWEFESAFVPSSREEMFSEFEGYHPIIQALIESTDEVTKWPLFNRNPLPLWSIGRLVLLGDACHPMKPHMAQGAAMAIEDAAMLTRCLLETGINNFGTAFALYEANRRDRATRVQTVSNANTFLLNQEDPSWVYGYDLYAEPLKSEKAA is encoded by the coding sequence ATGTCCAACGGTAAGGAAAAGATCGCGATTATCGGGGCCGGTCTCGGCGGCGCCGTGGCGGGTGCGTTGCTCCAGCAGGCGGGCTTCGACGTCAATGTCTATGAGCAGGCCCCGAGCTTCTCGCGCCTCGGCGCCGGCATCCACATGGGGCCGAATGTCATAAAGATTTTCGAACGCCTCGGCGTTGCGGAAAAGGTCGTCAGCATCAGCAGCACGCCCAGCCACTGGTTCAGCCGCGACGGCATCAGCGGCGACTATCGCTCCCGCATTCCGCTTGAGGGCTACGGTGCAACTTACTGCACGGTGCATCGCGGCGACCTGCAGGGCATCCAATGCGATGCGCTGCAACCGGGAACGCTGCATTTCGGCAAGAAGCTGACCCGCATTGACGATAACGGCACAGACGTGCTGATAGAATTCGAAGATGGCACGTCGGTCAGGGCCGACATCGTCATCGGCGCTGACGGCATCAACTCTCGTGTTCGTGAAACACTGCTGGGTGCGGAGAAGCCGAACTACAGCGGCTGGGTCGGGCACCGCGCGCTGATTTCTTCCGACAAGCTCAAGAAATACGACCTCACCTTCGAAGACTGCGTCAAGTGGTGGGGACCGGATCGCCATATGATGGTCTATTACACGACGGCCCGTCGCGATGAATATTACTATGTCACCGGTGTGCCCCATGCCGCATGGGAGTTCGAATCCGCATTCGTACCAAGCAGCCGCGAGGAGATGTTCTCCGAGTTCGAGGGTTACCACCCGATCATCCAGGCGCTGATCGAAAGCACGGATGAGGTGACCAAGTGGCCGCTCTTCAACCGCAATCCACTGCCGTTGTGGAGCATCGGCCGCCTGGTGCTTCTTGGCGATGCCTGCCATCCGATGAAGCCGCACATGGCCCAGGGCGCGGCAATGGCGATCGAGGATGCCGCCATGTTGACGCGCTGTCTGCTGGAGACCGGCATCAACAACTTCGGCACCGCCTTCGCGCTCTACGAAGCCAACCGCCGCGACCGCGCGACGCGCGTGCAGACCGTGTCCAATGCCAATACCTTCCTGCTCAACCAGGAGGATCCGTCATGGGTTTACGGCTATGATCTCTACGCCGAACCGTTGAAAAGCGAGAAAGCAGCATGA
- a CDS encoding (2Fe-2S)-binding protein, whose product MKEVGSFRLNVNGAVSDVEAGGATPLLYILRNDLCLNGPKYGCGLGECGACAVLVDGRAVRSCTVPLKALGSRQVTTLEGLAKSGRLHVVQRAFIEEAAAQCGYCLNGMIIAIVGLLEAKAEPDEADIRDALRHHLCRCGTHMEILAAARRAVAYARTDRAFGGSAEARNEVSP is encoded by the coding sequence TTGAAGGAGGTCGGCTCATTCAGGCTGAACGTCAACGGCGCCGTCAGCGACGTCGAAGCGGGTGGCGCAACGCCACTTCTTTATATCCTCCGAAACGATCTCTGCCTCAACGGCCCCAAATACGGTTGCGGCCTCGGTGAGTGCGGCGCCTGCGCAGTGCTGGTGGATGGCAGGGCCGTTCGCTCCTGCACCGTGCCGCTGAAGGCCCTGGGGAGCAGGCAGGTGACGACGCTGGAGGGCCTGGCAAAGTCTGGCCGTCTGCATGTCGTCCAGCGCGCCTTCATCGAGGAGGCCGCCGCGCAGTGCGGATACTGCCTGAACGGCATGATCATTGCCATCGTCGGGCTGCTGGAAGCCAAGGCCGAGCCGGATGAGGCCGATATTCGCGACGCTCTGCGGCATCATCTTTGCCGTTGCGGCACGCATATGGAAATACTCGCTGCAGCACGCCGCGCCGTCGCCTACGCCAGGACCGACCGCGCATTCGGCGGATCGGCAGAGGCCCGAAACGAGGTTTCGCCATGA
- a CDS encoding molybdopterin cofactor-binding domain-containing protein yields MNTQREASKSSYFSSSDILLVVSDKSRGDEAELYIAIDRDGRVKAFNGHVDLGTGIRTSLAQIVAEELDVPFEHVDMVLGATSAAPNQGATIASETIQITAVPLRQAAATARHHLMAKASTLKDTAVEHLILHDGIIRADGGENWSLTFAELVAGEHVRLSIDATAALKPASAYRIVGASLPRVDIPAKATGEWTYVHDVRVPGMLHGRVIRPLYAGFDNGEHVGNSLISIDEGSIAHIDGVVGVVAIGDFVGVVATREEIAMEAAKTLVVVWRVPPERPDLNAPEMALRANPATPRKLIDRGNVDMALDGSAEPMNRTYVWPYQMHGSIGPSCAVADYGDNGLTVWSGTQNPFPMRRDLALLLDMPEDRIQVERLEAAGCYGRNCADDVTADAALLSRAVRAPVRVQLTREQEHAWEPKGAAQVMDVRGGLDLEGGPSAYDFETRYPSNLAPTLSLILTGKVPPVSDVVQMGDRTAIPPYAYGNLRVTVHDMPPIARASWFRGVSAMPNTFAHECYIDELAAAAGVDPIEYRLRYLHDPRAVDLVHALAERANWVPHTKWGTLGGEGDLLYGRGFAYAVYIHGPFPGKAAAWAAWVADVAVNTKTGQIAVTKVTCAQDSGMMINPDGVRHQIHGNIIQSTSRVLKERVEFSSTAVTSREWGGYPLITFPELPDIDVLMVPRHDEPPLGVGESASVPSASAIANAVYDATGIRFRELPLTPELVLSALRGDAPAVPKAPPAVKKRWWNLGLSAAGAVAAIAGLATMASPWRPSIATIERPDTNVYSAATIERGRLAAAVGACNVCHVGNDGTPFAGGRRFDTAFGTVYATNITPDVTNGIGGWSYPAFERAMREGISRDGHHLYPAHPYTSFAGAEDADLQALYAYMMTQSAVAEKAPETKLKFPFSIRMMMAGWNALFLKATPIGYEKTRDASWNRGAYLVETLGHCSACHTERNALGAEKTGSAHLSGGFADGWEAPALNAMGKGPVGWTEDAFYDYLRSGHSRDHGSAAGPMAHVVEVMQPLPDSDIRAMANYLASLNKDGDPAKAAVQSEAAIAASEDARRDAALVSPKGERIFNGACATCHAGNTVLSSLALNSNLHADTPDNVIQAILGGVEAPAILAATTGREAPEVMSMPSFRNTLSESQLKDLTTYLRARFAPDKPAWNDASAAIQRAAATAH; encoded by the coding sequence ATGAACACCCAACGCGAAGCGTCGAAATCCTCCTATTTCTCGAGCTCCGACATTCTTCTCGTCGTTTCGGACAAATCCCGCGGCGACGAGGCCGAGCTCTATATCGCCATCGACCGGGACGGTCGCGTCAAGGCTTTCAACGGCCATGTCGATCTCGGAACGGGTATCCGCACATCGCTGGCGCAGATCGTCGCGGAAGAGCTGGACGTACCCTTCGAGCATGTGGACATGGTGCTGGGAGCGACCTCTGCGGCGCCCAACCAGGGTGCCACGATTGCCAGCGAGACGATCCAGATCACCGCTGTGCCCCTGAGGCAGGCCGCCGCGACCGCGCGACACCATCTGATGGCAAAGGCTTCCACCCTGAAGGACACGGCCGTCGAACATCTCATCCTGCATGACGGCATCATACGTGCCGACGGCGGAGAGAACTGGAGCCTCACCTTCGCAGAACTCGTGGCCGGCGAGCATGTGCGACTGTCGATCGATGCGACAGCCGCGCTGAAGCCCGCATCCGCCTACCGGATCGTCGGCGCCTCGCTGCCCCGGGTGGACATACCGGCAAAGGCAACCGGTGAGTGGACCTACGTGCACGACGTGCGCGTGCCCGGCATGCTGCATGGTCGCGTCATCCGGCCGCTTTATGCCGGTTTCGATAATGGCGAGCACGTCGGCAACAGTCTGATCTCCATCGATGAAGGCTCGATCGCCCACATCGACGGCGTCGTCGGCGTCGTCGCCATTGGTGATTTCGTCGGCGTCGTCGCAACGCGCGAAGAAATCGCCATGGAGGCTGCAAAGACGCTTGTTGTTGTCTGGCGCGTGCCGCCCGAACGGCCGGATCTGAATGCGCCGGAGATGGCGCTGCGCGCCAACCCCGCAACCCCGCGCAAGCTCATCGATCGCGGCAACGTCGATATGGCGCTGGACGGCAGCGCCGAGCCGATGAACCGCACCTATGTCTGGCCCTACCAGATGCACGGCTCCATCGGTCCGTCCTGCGCAGTGGCGGATTATGGCGACAACGGACTGACCGTCTGGTCCGGGACGCAGAACCCCTTTCCGATGCGCCGCGATCTGGCGCTGCTCCTGGACATGCCGGAAGACCGGATCCAGGTGGAACGTCTGGAGGCGGCGGGCTGCTATGGCCGCAACTGCGCCGACGATGTCACCGCCGATGCAGCACTTCTGTCCCGGGCCGTCCGGGCGCCCGTCCGCGTCCAGCTGACACGCGAGCAGGAGCATGCCTGGGAGCCGAAGGGGGCAGCGCAGGTGATGGACGTGCGCGGCGGCCTCGATCTGGAAGGTGGGCCATCGGCCTATGATTTCGAGACGCGCTATCCGTCCAATCTCGCGCCCACTCTGTCGCTGATCCTGACGGGCAAGGTGCCGCCGGTATCGGATGTGGTCCAGATGGGCGACCGCACGGCGATCCCGCCCTATGCCTACGGCAATCTGCGGGTCACCGTGCACGACATGCCGCCGATCGCGCGCGCCTCGTGGTTTCGCGGCGTCTCGGCGATGCCAAATACCTTCGCCCATGAATGCTATATCGACGAGCTTGCGGCCGCGGCCGGCGTCGACCCCATCGAATATCGTCTGCGCTACCTGCACGATCCGCGCGCGGTCGATCTGGTTCACGCTTTGGCGGAACGGGCCAACTGGGTACCCCACACAAAATGGGGCACGCTCGGTGGCGAAGGCGACCTGCTCTACGGGCGCGGTTTTGCCTATGCCGTCTATATCCACGGCCCCTTCCCCGGCAAAGCGGCGGCCTGGGCGGCCTGGGTGGCCGACGTCGCGGTCAACACCAAAACCGGCCAGATCGCGGTGACGAAGGTAACCTGCGCGCAGGATTCCGGGATGATGATCAATCCCGACGGCGTCAGGCACCAGATCCACGGCAACATCATCCAGTCAACCAGCCGCGTGCTGAAGGAGCGCGTCGAATTCTCCTCCACCGCCGTCACCTCGAGAGAATGGGGTGGCTACCCGCTCATCACCTTCCCTGAACTCCCCGATATCGACGTGCTGATGGTGCCGCGGCATGACGAGCCTCCGCTTGGCGTCGGCGAATCCGCCTCCGTGCCCAGTGCCTCGGCCATTGCCAACGCGGTGTACGATGCGACCGGCATACGTTTCCGCGAACTGCCGCTGACGCCGGAGCTGGTGCTGTCGGCACTGAGGGGCGATGCGCCCGCCGTGCCGAAAGCGCCGCCCGCAGTCAAGAAACGATGGTGGAATCTCGGCCTGTCTGCGGCCGGGGCCGTGGCGGCGATAGCCGGCCTGGCGACGATGGCTTCGCCCTGGCGCCCGTCCATCGCCACTATCGAGAGACCCGATACGAACGTCTACAGCGCTGCCACCATCGAGCGCGGAAGGCTGGCCGCTGCGGTCGGCGCCTGCAATGTCTGCCATGTCGGCAATGACGGAACGCCCTTTGCCGGCGGGCGGCGGTTCGATACGGCCTTCGGGACTGTCTACGCGACCAACATCACCCCTGATGTGACCAACGGTATCGGGGGCTGGTCCTATCCGGCTTTCGAACGTGCGATGCGCGAGGGCATCAGCCGCGATGGGCACCATCTCTATCCGGCCCATCCCTACACATCCTTTGCCGGCGCTGAAGATGCGGACCTGCAGGCGCTCTATGCCTATATGATGACGCAATCGGCGGTGGCCGAAAAGGCGCCGGAGACGAAGCTCAAATTCCCCTTCAGCATCCGGATGATGATGGCTGGATGGAACGCGCTCTTCCTCAAGGCGACGCCGATAGGCTACGAAAAGACGCGCGATGCGAGCTGGAACCGGGGGGCGTATCTCGTGGAGACGCTCGGCCACTGCTCCGCCTGCCACACGGAACGCAATGCGCTGGGTGCCGAGAAGACGGGAAGCGCCCATCTTTCAGGTGGCTTTGCCGACGGTTGGGAGGCGCCTGCGCTCAATGCCATGGGCAAGGGCCCCGTCGGCTGGACGGAAGACGCCTTCTATGACTACCTGCGCAGCGGCCATTCACGTGACCACGGCAGCGCCGCCGGTCCGATGGCCCATGTGGTGGAGGTCATGCAGCCGCTGCCGGATTCGGATATCCGCGCCATGGCAAACTATCTTGCCAGCCTCAACAAGGACGGCGATCCCGCCAAGGCCGCGGTTCAGAGCGAGGCCGCCATCGCTGCCAGCGAAGACGCCAGGCGCGATGCAGCGCTTGTCTCCCCGAAGGGCGAGCGGATCTTCAACGGCGCCTGTGCCACCTGCCATGCCGGCAACACGGTCCTCTCGTCCCTGGCGCTGAACAGCAACTTGCACGCCGATACGCCCGACAACGTCATCCAGGCAATCCTCGGCGGCGTCGAGGCGCCGGCGATCCTCGCCGCGACGACAGGGCGCGAGGCACCCGAAGTCATGTCGATGCCGTCATTCCGCAATACGCTGAGCGAGAGCCAGTTGAAGGATCTCACCACCTATCTCAGGGCCCGCTTTGCGCCGGACAAGCCGGCATGGAACGACGCTTCGGCCGCTATCCAACGCGCGGCTGCCACCGCACACTGA